In bacterium, the genomic stretch CGAAGGCGCTCCCGTGAACCCCGGTCCCTTGACCACGATCAGCCCTTCCATGGCGAGTGGATACAAATCGGATTCCTTGCGGGCCACGACCCGGTGGAGCGTGGCGTTATAGGTCGCATGGTCCAGGCAGTAGTACACGTACACACCCGGTTTGGTGAACTTGAACGATGTCGACTTCCCCGCGTAGTTGGCGAGCGTAAACGCCTCCGGATCGCCGGGCACGCTGACAGTGACATGCGGATCGCTGTCCTTGTTGATCCAGGTCACGGTCTGTCCCGCCTCGATCGTAATGGCCGCTGGGGCATACATATCAGCAGGGATCGTCACCGTCGCCCCGGCGGCCTGGACAGGAGTAGTGGGCGCGCTAACACTGAACCCCAAGGCGGCTCCTCCAATCGCCACCACCGCGAGCACTACCAGGTGGTCATGCCGCATCTTCCCCCCCTTTTTCGAAATCGTCCTCTGCGGCTGGATCCCGCCGGGGCTGTACCGAACCATCGTGTGGCAACTGCCACGTTAATGCCCTCACGATACTGCGGGTTCCCCCTACTGGTTTGCCCGACAACGTCTCGTGGGTCGTGGACGCCTGTGATCTTGACACAAGGATATAGACGCCACAAGGTGGCCGGGCTATCGGTTGGAGAATCGATTCACAGCCACCGCGACCTGTTCCTGCTATATTGTTGTTACAGTCGCCGCA encodes the following:
- a CDS encoding plastocyanin/azurin family copper-binding protein → MRHDHLVVLAVVAIGGAALGFSVSAPTTPVQAAGATVTIPADMYAPAAITIEAGQTVTWINKDSDPHVTVSVPGDPEAFTLANYAGKSTSFKFTKPGVYVYYCLDHATYNATLHRVVARKESDLYPLAMEGLIVVKGPGFTGAPSATVRLSRGAYAPDIAVVRAGGKVTWTNSDTGAHAVVVKGAGVPKLDLAAGKSKTATFAKPGIYFFYDEGNAAYNPKLGLAAAKKGTPTFPVASQGYVIVL